Proteins co-encoded in one Pristiophorus japonicus isolate sPriJap1 unplaced genomic scaffold, sPriJap1.hap1 HAP1_SCAFFOLD_71, whole genome shotgun sequence genomic window:
- the LOC139256320 gene encoding histone H2B 1.2-like — MLVTAKKGAKKTVTKTAPKSGKTRRKSSTESYHIYSYKVMNQVHPDTGISSKAMGIMNSVVNDILERITGEASRLAHYNKRRTNSSREIQTAVRLLLPGELAKHAVSEGTKAVPKYTSSK, encoded by the coding sequence atgttagttactgccaagaaaggcgccaagaaaacaGTCACTAAAACAGCACCAAAGAGCGGCAAGACGCGCAGAAAGTCGAGCACAGAGAGTTACCACATTTACAGCTACAAAGTGATGAATCAGGTTCACCCTGAcactggcatctcctccaaggccatgggcatcatgaactcggttgtgaacgatattttggagcgcatcactggtgaggcttcccgcctggcccattacaacaagcgccgcaccaatagctcccgggagatccagaccgccgtgcgcctgctgctgcccggggaactggccaagcacgccgtgtcggaagggacaaaggcggtgcccaagtacaccagctccaagtaa